From a single Gimesia fumaroli genomic region:
- a CDS encoding UTP--glucose-1-phosphate uridylyltransferase has protein sequence MTIPTSFPEDLFQNLKQHQQTQLLHWWDDLNDQQRAELTGQIQQINFEQIQRLYSTEGSSKAEESPAEKAERATRPATVIRLQDRAASDAESESAIQAGNQLLSEGKVGAILVAGGQGSRLGFSHPKGMYPVGPVKQTSLFQMLVEQLTARANKAGKPISYFIMTSDATHAETVEYFQQHQNFGLAEENLYFFKQGTMPAVDATTGDILLEEKHRIAVSPDGHGGMLAALKNSGMFEVMQKKGIDTLYYHQVDNATSIVCDPEFLGYHVQRNAEVSVKVVSKRSPEEKMGIVCDVDQKTQIIEYSDLPPHIAEQTDADGNLLHWAGSTAIHVFNRTFLEQIADNDDLLPFHQANKKVPFVDSSGTQVSPSEPNAIKFERFIFDVLPVANTVLVYEIDRQREFNPLKNAAGADSPETVHAALCRIYSEWLTDCGVSVPEGADVEISPLYALDETELKTKIASDTQLTFPLYLGE, from the coding sequence ATGACAATACCAACTTCCTTTCCAGAGGATCTTTTCCAAAACTTGAAACAACACCAGCAAACACAACTGTTGCACTGGTGGGATGACCTGAATGATCAACAGCGGGCAGAGTTAACCGGGCAAATCCAGCAAATCAATTTTGAGCAGATTCAACGCCTCTACTCAACCGAAGGTTCCTCTAAAGCAGAAGAATCTCCCGCTGAGAAAGCAGAGCGTGCCACACGTCCTGCGACGGTGATTCGTCTGCAGGATCGGGCCGCTTCGGACGCAGAATCGGAGTCCGCAATTCAGGCCGGAAACCAGCTACTTTCGGAAGGGAAAGTCGGTGCGATTCTCGTCGCCGGCGGCCAGGGCTCGCGGCTGGGATTCAGTCATCCCAAAGGCATGTATCCCGTTGGCCCCGTCAAACAGACGTCTTTATTCCAGATGCTGGTTGAGCAGTTGACAGCCCGAGCCAACAAAGCCGGCAAACCGATCAGCTATTTCATCATGACCAGCGACGCGACGCACGCTGAAACAGTAGAGTACTTCCAGCAGCATCAAAACTTTGGCCTGGCGGAAGAGAACTTGTATTTCTTCAAACAGGGAACCATGCCGGCCGTCGATGCGACAACTGGTGATATTCTTCTTGAAGAAAAGCATCGCATCGCCGTCAGCCCGGACGGGCATGGCGGAATGCTGGCTGCGCTCAAAAACTCCGGCATGTTTGAAGTCATGCAGAAAAAAGGGATCGACACACTCTATTACCATCAGGTTGATAATGCGACTTCCATTGTCTGCGACCCGGAATTCCTGGGTTACCATGTGCAGCGCAATGCCGAGGTCTCCGTCAAAGTCGTTTCCAAACGATCGCCTGAAGAAAAAATGGGCATTGTGTGTGATGTCGATCAGAAAACGCAGATCATCGAGTACAGTGACCTCCCGCCGCACATCGCAGAGCAAACCGACGCGGACGGAAACTTATTACACTGGGCCGGCAGCACCGCCATTCATGTCTTTAACCGCACGTTCCTTGAGCAAATCGCCGATAATGACGATCTGCTGCCATTTCATCAGGCCAATAAAAAAGTTCCCTTTGTGGATTCCTCGGGCACCCAGGTTTCTCCCTCAGAACCGAACGCGATTAAATTTGAACGGTTCATTTTTGACGTTCTGCCGGTCGCTAATACGGTTCTGGTTTATGAAATTGATCGTCAACGTGAGTTCAATCCGCTTAAAAATGCAGCCGGAGCTGACTCCCCTGAAACCGTACACGCCGCCCTTTGCCGGATTTATTCGGAATGGCTCACAGACTGTGGCGTCTCGGTTCCTGAAGGCGCAGACGTGGAAATCAGCCCTCTCTATGCGTTAGATGAAACGGAACTGAAAACGAAAATCGCTTCCGATACGCAATTAACATTTCCCCTTTATCTGGGAGAATAA
- a CDS encoding mannose-1-phosphate guanylyltransferase → MLHTVVMAGGSGTRFWPQSRKAMPKQLLKLVGDHTMIQNTVARCAQRTKHQQIWIATNQTLAQETHRQLPEVPQDQILIEPAPRNTAPCIGLAAVHLLKSDPDAVMLVVSSDHIIQPDAGFINTVDQTTTLIEANPDTLALIGVSPTFPATGYGYIQCGPALATDNVHGFQVEEFKEKPDSKTAQHYCDSGNYLWNCGIFVWKARTILDALARFEPEMHQQLLQISDAIGTQQYSDVLNQIFPAMKSESIDYAVLEHAKENLAVIPAEFEWDDVGNWNTLQKYFPTDANGNTVVGLHCGLETSNNIIISADDHLVATFGIENCLIVHTPDATLMARKDDESAIKKLVNLFEERGYERFL, encoded by the coding sequence ATGCTTCACACGGTTGTCATGGCGGGTGGCAGCGGCACACGCTTCTGGCCTCAAAGCCGAAAAGCGATGCCCAAACAACTGCTCAAACTCGTGGGTGACCACACCATGATTCAGAATACAGTCGCCCGCTGCGCGCAGCGAACGAAACATCAACAGATCTGGATCGCCACCAATCAGACGCTGGCCCAGGAAACTCACCGCCAGTTACCCGAGGTCCCTCAAGACCAGATTCTGATCGAGCCGGCTCCCAGAAATACCGCCCCCTGTATCGGCCTGGCGGCGGTTCATCTTTTGAAATCAGATCCCGATGCGGTCATGCTGGTCGTCTCGTCAGATCATATCATTCAACCTGACGCCGGCTTCATCAACACGGTCGATCAGACAACCACACTCATCGAAGCAAATCCGGACACGCTGGCCTTGATCGGCGTTTCCCCGACGTTCCCTGCCACCGGTTATGGATATATCCAGTGCGGTCCCGCTTTAGCCACTGATAATGTCCACGGCTTCCAAGTGGAAGAGTTCAAAGAAAAGCCCGATTCGAAAACCGCACAACACTATTGTGACAGCGGGAACTATCTCTGGAATTGCGGCATCTTTGTCTGGAAAGCCCGCACGATTCTCGATGCACTCGCCCGGTTTGAACCCGAAATGCACCAACAGTTGCTACAGATTTCCGATGCGATTGGAACGCAGCAATACTCAGACGTACTGAATCAAATCTTCCCGGCCATGAAATCGGAGTCGATTGACTACGCCGTTCTGGAACATGCGAAAGAGAATCTCGCCGTCATCCCCGCAGAGTTTGAATGGGATGATGTTGGCAACTGGAATACGTTACAGAAATATTTCCCCACTGATGCGAACGGCAATACTGTCGTCGGCCTGCATTGTGGCCTGGAGACATCAAACAACATCATTATCTCTGCCGACGATCATCTGGTCGCGACATTTGGAATCGAAAACTGTTTGATCGTGCACACTCCCGATGCCACACTGATGGCCCGAAAAGATGATGAATCCGCCATCAAAAAACTGGTCAACCTGTTTGAGGAGCGTGGCTATGAACGATTCCTCTAA
- the ruvX gene encoding Holliday junction resolvase RuvX, with amino-acid sequence MNDSSNANQPCDAEFPAEGRLLGLDYGTKRIGIAISTFEQNIASPLENYTRQSEQQDQNLLSKIIKEYQCQGLVVGLPVHMSGDEGQKAKEARQFGNWISQFANIPVRYWDERYSSATAEEFLANLNISRQKRKAYLDKLAAQIILQSFLDSSDRNQIPGSF; translated from the coding sequence ATGAACGATTCCTCTAATGCAAACCAACCCTGTGACGCAGAATTCCCAGCAGAGGGCCGTCTACTGGGACTCGATTATGGCACCAAACGAATCGGCATTGCCATCTCTACATTTGAGCAAAACATCGCCAGCCCTCTTGAAAACTATACCCGGCAAAGCGAACAGCAGGACCAGAACTTGCTCTCGAAAATCATCAAAGAATATCAGTGTCAAGGTCTCGTCGTTGGACTCCCCGTGCACATGAGCGGCGATGAAGGACAGAAAGCCAAAGAGGCACGCCAGTTCGGTAACTGGATCAGTCAATTTGCAAACATCCCGGTCCGGTACTGGGACGAACGATATTCATCGGCCACTGCCGAGGAATTTCTGGCGAACCTGAACATCAGCCGTCAAAAGCGAAAGGCTTATCTGGATAAACTGGCGGCTCAGATTATCCTGCAATCCTTTCTGGACAGTTCAGATCGAAACCAGATTCCCGGATCTTTTTGA